The Streptomyces sp. NBC_00691 genome has a segment encoding these proteins:
- a CDS encoding PP2C family protein-serine/threonine phosphatase → MVKPRRAATDAYRRSWLSGAPPPRWVRVLPVLLLVGVGAASLTDSAPLDLGFLLGAVPPLAVLAYGPLATAMLGAATIGLLTIPAFHLNRPGNTDLFTLGFVATLSIFVSFVRGRRDQQLDLERTIAETAQRAIVPDVRRRVGPVRCASLYRAAERGALVGGDFFDVRPGPHGVRAVLGDVQGHGLSAVATVASVMGAFREAVLDDADAESIAARLDRRLVVDSARTEHAELFATAVILDFAPHRREVRVLACGHPPPVLLRGGAVSTLELDPGPPLGLGLADVLPGAAAMVSLLPGDRLLLASDGVLEARDASGVFYPFVERLARMTDVGLDELPDEIWADLSVYAPKIQDDVTLLILTLDTTGQD, encoded by the coding sequence GTGGTGAAGCCAAGGAGGGCGGCGACCGACGCGTACCGGCGGAGCTGGCTGAGTGGAGCCCCGCCGCCCCGTTGGGTGCGGGTCCTGCCCGTGCTGCTGCTCGTCGGGGTCGGAGCGGCCTCCCTGACCGACTCCGCTCCGCTGGACCTCGGCTTCCTGCTCGGCGCCGTGCCCCCGCTGGCCGTCCTGGCCTACGGACCGCTGGCCACGGCGATGCTCGGCGCGGCGACGATCGGGCTGCTGACCATCCCCGCCTTCCATCTGAACCGGCCCGGCAACACCGATCTCTTCACCCTCGGCTTCGTCGCGACCCTGAGCATCTTCGTCTCCTTCGTCCGAGGGCGCCGGGACCAGCAGCTCGATCTGGAACGCACCATCGCCGAGACGGCCCAGCGCGCCATCGTGCCGGACGTACGGCGGCGGGTCGGACCCGTGCGCTGCGCCAGCCTGTACCGCGCCGCCGAGCGCGGCGCGCTGGTGGGAGGCGACTTCTTCGACGTCCGGCCCGGCCCCCACGGGGTGCGGGCGGTCCTCGGCGACGTACAGGGCCACGGTCTGTCGGCCGTCGCGACGGTCGCCTCGGTCATGGGGGCGTTCCGCGAGGCGGTACTGGACGACGCGGACGCGGAGTCGATCGCGGCGAGGCTGGACCGCAGGCTCGTGGTCGACTCGGCGCGGACGGAGCACGCGGAACTCTTCGCCACGGCCGTCATCCTGGACTTCGCGCCGCACCGGCGGGAGGTCCGGGTCCTGGCCTGCGGCCACCCGCCGCCGGTCCTGCTGCGCGGCGGAGCCGTGAGCACCCTCGAACTCGATCCCGGACCGCCCCTGGGACTGGGGCTCGCCGACGTCCTGCCCGGAGCCGCCGCCATGGTGTCGCTGCTGCCCGGGGACCGCCTGCTCCTGGCGTCGGACGGCGTCCTGGAGGCGCGGGACGCCTCCGGCGTCTTCTACCCCTTCGTCGAGCGTCTCGCCCGGATGACCGATGTCGGCCTGGACGAGCTGCCCGACGAGATCTGGGCCGACCTGAGCGTCTACGCCCCCAAGATCCAGGACGATGTCACCCTCCTGATCCTCACCCTGGACACCACCGGGCAGGACTGA